TGTCACGTTGCATGCATGTACAGCAGCGTAGTCCTATCACTATCAGTTTCCACCCGAGTGACTGATTGACAAGGCAAAGGTATATCACTGAGTAACAGCTGCTGGCTTCGCTTGTCAAGCCTCAGGATAAGTTGAGCACACAGTAAGCGTACCGGGAACGAACAATTTACCCAAGCCGTTGCAAAGAAGTGGAACAGAGAGCAACAAACACATGAAGAACAAACACATGATTCAAAAAAAAAAcatgaagaagaacaagatgaggcATATATTACACACCAAGTGAGCGTGAGCGTGAGCGTGACAAAGACGTGGCTACATTTCACATTATACTCCACACCAGTCCTTATTTATCATACAATACAGACGCCCCCATCTTCCCTTTCTCCGGCGGTCGACGTATACACGGACGGACCAATGCTAGCTTGCTGGGTGGACATATGGGGCTACATGGAGCACTCGGCGGGGACGCCCTTGGCGACCCGCTTGGGGTCGGTGCAGTAGTTGTAGATCATGTAGTTGCTCTGCACCCACCGCATCCGCTGCTGCCGCGTCAGGTCCAGCTCCTGGTTGTACCACTCGCCCGCCGCGCCGGTGCCGGGGGCGACCTCCGTGCCCACGCTGGCGCCGCAGTGCGGCTTGCCGTCTGCGGTCACCACGCACGCGTCGGCCTTGAAGCCGCGGTAGGAGGCGGAGAACGGTGCGTGGGACCAGTCCGTCTTGACGCGGCCGCCCTGCGTGGCCCAGTCGTCGGCGTTCCAGAGGCTGGAGTAGAGGCGCATCGGCTGGTTCTTGGGGAAGGCGATCCCCTTTCCCTCAAGGTTCTTGAAGTCTCTGATCGGCATGTCGTCCACCATTAAGCTGCATTATTCACACCACCAAATCGATGGGTCAGTCCATGTACCTACATGGCCGGCTTTGAGCAATGGCGATGAACCAACTTACATGATGTGCTTGGGGTTCCAGAGGATGGAGTAGGTGTGGAAGTCGTTGGTGGGATCGAACCAGAGGCGGAACTGCTGCTCCCGCTGGCCCTGCCCC
This portion of the Triticum dicoccoides isolate Atlit2015 ecotype Zavitan chromosome 7A, WEW_v2.0, whole genome shotgun sequence genome encodes:
- the LOC119328695 gene encoding probable xyloglucan endotransglucosylase/hydrolase protein 23, whose product is MARMAVSVLAILLAASCALAAASFDKEFDVTWGDGRGKILNNGQLLTLGLDKVSGSGFQSRHEYLFGKIDMQLKLVPGNSAGTVTAYYLSSQGPTHDEIDFEFLGNVTGEPYTLHTNVFTQGQGQREQQFRLWFDPTNDFHTYSILWNPKHIILMVDDMPIRDFKNLEGKGIAFPKNQPMRLYSSLWNADDWATQGGRVKTDWSHAPFSASYRGFKADACVVTADGKPHCGASVGTEVAPGTGAAGEWYNQELDLTRQQRMRWVQSNYMIYNYCTDPKRVAKGVPAECSM